In Salmo salar chromosome ssa03, Ssal_v3.1, whole genome shotgun sequence, a single genomic region encodes these proteins:
- the LOC106600790 gene encoding protein HEXIM1: MTEPSIEKTHHLKTSDTPSSGRGRVVEHPQTNESRGLETGGRGRYGDKQQQAESDGGVIPADKLWQMQGGQREVCPRFVAGNALPKCPAATQPCQEPGADAAGEGGLVAHGNSGDGPHEETLSQVQGECGKRTDSGSPAAGAAVDARQGKKKHRRRPSKKKRQWKPYFKLSWEEKKKLDERETERASRVRAEMFAKGLPVAPYNTTQFLMDEHDREEPDLKTESGPRRLLGTGARPEDSASEDELFDVEEEEDYGSGGGSDGIGRPGNAGGEFLQRDFSETYEKYHIESLQNMSKQELVQEYLELEKCMSRLEEENTRLRRVTNPDITDDSQVPQSDSARIRELEGELERLRAQNSEQRPHNQQSKEREQIVTLGD; encoded by the coding sequence ATGACAGAACCGAGCATTGAGAAGACCCATCACCTGAAAACTTCAGATACCCCATCAAGTGGGAGAGGAAGAGTTGTGGAGCATCCCCAAACCAATGAGAGCCGTGGACTCGAGACTGGCGGTAGGGGGCGATATGGAGATAAACAGCAGCAAGCAGAGAGTGACGGCGGGGTTATCCCTGCAGACAAGTTGTGGCAAATGCAAGGCGGGCAGAGGGAGGTGTGCCCAAGATTCGTTGCCGGAAATGCACTTCCTAAGTGCCCAGCAgcaacacagccctgccaggaaCCTGGAGCAGATGCAGCCGGAGAGGGAGGCCTCGTAGCCCACGGAAATAGTGGAGATGGACCGCACGAGGAGACCCTGAGTCAAGTGCAAGGCGAGTGTGGGAAGAGGACCGACTCTGGCTCTCCAGCCGCCGGGGCAGCTGTAGATGCTCGTCAGGGCAAGAAGAAACACAGGCGTCGACCATCCAAAAAGAAGCGTCAATGGAAGCCCTATTTTAAACTGTCTTGGGAAGAAAAGAAAAAGCTTGACGAGCGAGAGACAGAACGGGCGTCCCGAGTGAGAGCAGAGATGTTCGCGAAGGGGTTGCCCGTTGCCCCCTACAATACAACGCAGTTCCTTATGGATGAACACGACCGAGAGGAACCGGATCTGAAAACCGAAAGTGGTCCCCGACGTCTGTTGGGGACTGGTGCTCGCCCAGAGGACTCCGCAAGTGAGGACGAGCTTTtcgatgtggaggaggaggaggactacGGCAGCGGTGGTGGCAGCGATGGCATCGGGAGGCCTGGAAACGCAGGTGGGGAGTTTCTTCAGAGAGACTTTTCCGAGACCTACGAGAAATACCACATCGAGAGTCTTCAAAACATGTCCAAGCAAGAGCTGGTTCAAGAATACCTGGAGCTGGAGAAGTGCATGTCCCGTCTGGAGGAAGAGAACACCCGGTTGCGGCGCGTAACCAATCCGGACATCACAGATGATAGCCAGGTGCCCCAGTCGGATTCGGCGCGGATCAGAGAATTGGAGGGTGAATTGGAGAGACTGAGGGCGCAGAACAGTGAGCAACGTCCGCATAACCAGCAGAGCAAGGAGCGGGAGCAGATTGTCACATTAGGTGACTAG